A window of the Brevinematales bacterium genome harbors these coding sequences:
- a CDS encoding 4Fe-4S binding protein, with translation MAYKITDSCIACGVCISECPVGAISEGDIYVIDPDTCTDCGACESACPSGAIIKG, from the coding sequence ATGGCATATAAGATTACCGATAGCTGTATTGCTTGCGGAGTCTGTATCAGCGAATGTCCCGTGGGTGCTATCAGTGAGGGAGATATCTATGTGATCGATCCCGATACTTGTACCGATTGCGGCGCCTGCGAATCCGCCTGCCCGTCCGGAGCTATTATTAAGGGCTAA